One genomic window of Salmo salar chromosome ssa12, Ssal_v3.1, whole genome shotgun sequence includes the following:
- the LOC106601708 gene encoding sialoadhesin isoform X4: MALRTAGSVLVVFLWSVAVVLGQYGWSVTYTTQSICALKGSTVELSCSIRYPSGTVTSTYWFTKWGTGVEPEDLGQDPEYAGRLEYHGDKKNGHNLTITDLRERDSATYKFRFITDQTGGKYTGYPGVSLSVTALQVKVTPPRSAMSKTLTCITTCTLTGNPTYIWYKNGQHLDESTSPQYKDPVSSNYEDSYSCAVKGHEDLHSPAVCVQGQICSRVTYTKRRICVLKGSTVDISCTYVGYYSTTSTFWFRSDKSTPEDLTRDPGYTGRVKYTGTYRGPFTLRITDLREEDSAEYRFTFKTDYVEWGHSFPGTTLSVTGLQVKVTPAAEGQKTLTCITTCTLTDNPTYIWYRNGQNVQDNSSPMYSISSEDADSYYCAVKGQEDLSSPAVYKPKKTSVSVSPSGEIVEGSSVTLTCSSDANPPVDKYTWYKKNGASLTGSEKTYNFTTISSEDSGEYYCEAENKYGRLNSSSVSVDVQYGPKNTSVSVSPSGEIVEGSSVTLTCSSDANPPVDKYTWYFQNKTFLNGFGQMYNISKFKSKDNGHYHCEAWNGRGSRNSTALMIILPEKQTSVLTAAVGIIVVVLVLILCLSGLMWFRRSTGGSDATADTQSVRPDCNSDMYTGLNMRTMSPDYDTLANVHPDPNSDPNSDMYTPLNIMTRSPEYDTLAGNLPLKRNTTEPGLKRNTTEPGLKRNTTDPGLKRNTTDPGLKRSTTDPGLKRSTTVPGLKRSTTDPGLKRSTTDPGLKRRTIQPGQKS, from the exons ATGGCCTTGAGAACAGCAGGAAGTGTGTTGGTGGTCTTTCTCTGGTCTGTAGCAG TGGTACTGGGTCAGTATGGCTGGAGTGTGACTTACACCACTCAGAGTATCTGTGCcttgaaggggtcaacagtggaGCTGTCCTGCTCTATCAGATATCCCAGTGGTACAGTCACATCAACCTACTGGTTCACTAAATGGGGGACTGGTGTAGAACCTGAAGATCTAGGTCAGGACCCAGAGTATGCAGGTCGTCTGGAGTATCATGGGGATAAGAAGAATGGCCACAACCTGAcaatcacagacctgagagagagagactcagctaCGTACAAGTTCAGATTTATAACAGATCAGACTGGAGGGAAATATACTGGTtatcctggagtctctctgtctgtcacag CTCTGCAGGTGAAGGTGACTCCACCACGGTCGGCAATGTCGAAGACTCTGACCTGTAtcaccacctgtactctgactggtaaccccacctacatctggtacaagaacggaCAACATCTAGATGAGAGCACCTCCCCCCAGTACAaagacccagtctccagtaactatgaggacagttactcctgtgctgtaaaaggccatgaggatctccactctcctgcagtgt GTGTTCAGGGTCAGATCTGCAGCAGAGTAACTTACACCAAGAGGAGAATCTGTGTcttgaaggggtcaacagtggaCATATCCTGTACTTATGTTGGTTATTATTCCACCACATCAACATTCTGGTTTAGAAGTGATAAGTCGACCCCTGAAGACCTAACCAGAGACCCAGGGTATACAGGTCGTGTGAAGTACACTGGAACATACAGAGGTCCCTTCACCCTGAGAATCACAGATCTGAGAGAGGAGGACTCAGCTGAGTATCGCTTCACTTTTAAAACAGACTACGTTGAATGGGGTCATAGTTTCCCAGGAacaactctgtctgtcacag gtctgcaggtgaaggtgactcctgctgcagagggacagaagacactgacctgtatcaccacctgtactctgactgacaaccccacctacatctggtacagGAATGGACAGAATGTACAAGATAACTCCTCCCCCATGTACTCCATCAGCAGTGAGGATGCAGACAGCTACTACTGTGCTGTAAAAGGCCAAGAGGATCTcagctctcctgcagtgt ATAAACCTAAGAAGacctcagtgtcagtcagtccctctggtgaaatagtggagggcagttcagtgactctgacctgcagcagtgatgccaacccacctgtggacaaatacacctggtacaaGAAGAATGGAGCTTCACTGACAGGATCTGAAAAGACATACAATTTCACGACCATCAGTTCTGAGGACAGTGGAGAATACTACTGTGAGGCTGAGAATAAATATGGACGTCTCAACTCTTCTTCTGTGTCTGTGGACGTTCAGT ATGGTCCAAAGAAcacctcagtgtcagtcagtccctctggtgaaatagtggagggcagttcagtgactctgacctgcagcagtgatgccaacccacctgtggacaaatacacctggtacTTTCAAAATAAGACTTTTCTAAATGGATTTGGACAGATGTACAACATAAGTAAGTTCAAGTCTAAGGACAATGGACATTACCACTGTGAGGCCTGGAATGGAAGAGGATCTAGGAACTCTACAGCTCTGATGATCATTTTACCAG AGAAACAGACCTCAGTTCTGACTGCAGCTGTAGGAATCATAGTGGTTGTTCTGGttctcatcctctgtctctctggactCATGTGGTTCAG GAGATCCACAGGAGGAAGTGAtgccacagcagacacacag agtgTCCGTcctgactgtaacagtgacatgTACACAGGTCTGAACATGAGGACCATGTCCCCTGACTATGACACTCTGGCA aaTGTCCATCCTGACCCTAACAGTGACCCCAACAGTGACATGTACACACCTCTGAACATAATGACCAGGTCACCAGAGTATGACACCCtggca GGGAATCTCCCACTGAAGAGaaacaccacagaacctggactgaagagaaacaccacagaacctggcctgaagagaaacaccacagatcctggactgaagagaaacaCCACAGATCCTGGCctgaagagaagcaccacagatcctggactgaagagaagcaccacagTACCTGGCctgaagagaagcaccacagatCCTGGCCTGAAGCGAAGCACCACAgatcctggactgaagagaaggaCCATACAACCTGGACAGAAGAGCTAA
- the LOC106601708 gene encoding sialoadhesin isoform X5 produces MALRTAGSVLVVFLWSVAVVLGQYGWSVTYTTQSICALKGSTVELSCSIRYPSGTVTSTYWFTKWGTGVEPEDLGQDPEYAGRLEYHGDKKNGHNLTITDLRERDSATYKFRFITDQTGGKYTGYPGVSLSVTALQVKVTPPRSAMSKTLTCITTCTLTGNPTYIWYKNGQHLDESTSPQYKDPVSSNYEDSYSCAVKGHEDLHSPAVCVQGQICSRVTYTKRRICVLKGSTVDISCTYVGYYSTTSTFWFRSDKSTPEDLTRDPGYTGRVKYTGTYRGPFTLRITDLREEDSAEYRFTFKTDYVEWGHSFPGTTLSVTGLQVKVTPAAEGQKTLTCITTCTLTDNPTYIWYRNGQNVQDNSSPMYSISSEDADSYYCAVKGQEDLSSPAVYKPKKTSVSVSPSGEIVEGSSVTLTCSSDANPPVDKYTWYKKNGASLTGSEKTYNFTTISSEDSGEYYCEAENKYGRLNSSSVSVDVQYGPKNTSVSVSPSGEIVEGSSVTLTCSSDANPPVDKYTWYFQNKTFLNGFGQMYNISKFKSKDNGHYHCEAWNGRGSRNSTALMIILPEKQTSVLTAAVGIIVVVLVLILCLSGLMWFRRSTGGSDATADTQSVRPDCNSDMYTGLNMRTMSPDYDTLANVHPDPTSDPNSDMYTPLNMKTRSPEYDTLANVRGISL; encoded by the exons ATGGCCTTGAGAACAGCAGGAAGTGTGTTGGTGGTCTTTCTCTGGTCTGTAGCAG TGGTACTGGGTCAGTATGGCTGGAGTGTGACTTACACCACTCAGAGTATCTGTGCcttgaaggggtcaacagtggaGCTGTCCTGCTCTATCAGATATCCCAGTGGTACAGTCACATCAACCTACTGGTTCACTAAATGGGGGACTGGTGTAGAACCTGAAGATCTAGGTCAGGACCCAGAGTATGCAGGTCGTCTGGAGTATCATGGGGATAAGAAGAATGGCCACAACCTGAcaatcacagacctgagagagagagactcagctaCGTACAAGTTCAGATTTATAACAGATCAGACTGGAGGGAAATATACTGGTtatcctggagtctctctgtctgtcacag CTCTGCAGGTGAAGGTGACTCCACCACGGTCGGCAATGTCGAAGACTCTGACCTGTAtcaccacctgtactctgactggtaaccccacctacatctggtacaagaacggaCAACATCTAGATGAGAGCACCTCCCCCCAGTACAaagacccagtctccagtaactatgaggacagttactcctgtgctgtaaaaggccatgaggatctccactctcctgcagtgt GTGTTCAGGGTCAGATCTGCAGCAGAGTAACTTACACCAAGAGGAGAATCTGTGTcttgaaggggtcaacagtggaCATATCCTGTACTTATGTTGGTTATTATTCCACCACATCAACATTCTGGTTTAGAAGTGATAAGTCGACCCCTGAAGACCTAACCAGAGACCCAGGGTATACAGGTCGTGTGAAGTACACTGGAACATACAGAGGTCCCTTCACCCTGAGAATCACAGATCTGAGAGAGGAGGACTCAGCTGAGTATCGCTTCACTTTTAAAACAGACTACGTTGAATGGGGTCATAGTTTCCCAGGAacaactctgtctgtcacag gtctgcaggtgaaggtgactcctgctgcagagggacagaagacactgacctgtatcaccacctgtactctgactgacaaccccacctacatctggtacagGAATGGACAGAATGTACAAGATAACTCCTCCCCCATGTACTCCATCAGCAGTGAGGATGCAGACAGCTACTACTGTGCTGTAAAAGGCCAAGAGGATCTcagctctcctgcagtgt ATAAACCTAAGAAGacctcagtgtcagtcagtccctctggtgaaatagtggagggcagttcagtgactctgacctgcagcagtgatgccaacccacctgtggacaaatacacctggtacaaGAAGAATGGAGCTTCACTGACAGGATCTGAAAAGACATACAATTTCACGACCATCAGTTCTGAGGACAGTGGAGAATACTACTGTGAGGCTGAGAATAAATATGGACGTCTCAACTCTTCTTCTGTGTCTGTGGACGTTCAGT ATGGTCCAAAGAAcacctcagtgtcagtcagtccctctggtgaaatagtggagggcagttcagtgactctgacctgcagcagtgatgccaacccacctgtggacaaatacacctggtacTTTCAAAATAAGACTTTTCTAAATGGATTTGGACAGATGTACAACATAAGTAAGTTCAAGTCTAAGGACAATGGACATTACCACTGTGAGGCCTGGAATGGAAGAGGATCTAGGAACTCTACAGCTCTGATGATCATTTTACCAG AGAAACAGACCTCAGTTCTGACTGCAGCTGTAGGAATCATAGTGGTTGTTCTGGttctcatcctctgtctctctggactCATGTGGTTCAG GAGATCCACAGGAGGAAGTGAtgccacagcagacacacag agtgTCCGTcctgactgtaacagtgacatgTACACAGGTCTGAACATGAGGACCATGTCCCCTGACTATGACACTCTGGCA AATGTCCATCCTGACCCTACCAGTGACCCCAACAGTGACATGTACACACCTCTGAACATGAAGACCAGGTCACCAGAGTATGACACCCtggca AATGTGAGGGGAATCTCCCTctga